The Methanofollis fontis genome includes the window GCGGCTTGAAGAGACGGTATCGATGGCGTATTACAGCATGTATTACATGGTGCTGGCCCTCCTTTTCAAGACAGGGATCAAATGCGAAAACCACTCCGGTGCGATGATCCTGCTGGAGCATCTCTACGGTATCGACAGTTCCCAGCTTGCCACCGCAAAGAGAGAACGGATCGACAGGCAATATTATGTGGACTTCGCCATTACGGCGGAGGATGTCCGGGACTCGATAGAAGAGGCAGAGGCGTTCTGCGCAGATTTGCTCGATTTCATGGAGCATTTGCACCAGGGAGAGATCTCATGCCTCAGGGAAGAGGACGTGCGGCTCCCGGAAGGGCCGGACGAATAGAATCCAGGGTCGAAGGGCCAGCCCGGCAGGTTCCGGTTTTGCTCAACTGGACCGGAGGTGTACACTACGCGGGCACCTATAAATACCCCAGTAGCCCAGATCCTCTCGATCCAACATGACCGCTCACCT containing:
- a CDS encoding HEPN domain-containing protein codes for the protein MAYYSMYYMVLALLFKTGIKCENHSGAMILLEHLYGIDSSQLATAKRERIDRQYYVDFAITAEDVRDSIEEAEAFCADLLDFMEHLHQGEISCLREEDVRLPEGPDE